A stretch of Caenibius tardaugens NBRC 16725 DNA encodes these proteins:
- a CDS encoding MbcA/ParS/Xre antitoxin family protein — MLQEIPRTGAEPHNPQITPAEAQAAARAVINLFARWDLTDDEACQILGGLSARTYARWKKGDIGRIDRDLATRLSLLLGMHKALRYLYRDADQAYAWVKKPNTAFFGRRALDVMLDGSIFAVQRVRAYLDAERGGW, encoded by the coding sequence ATGTTGCAGGAAATCCCCCGGACCGGCGCGGAACCGCACAACCCGCAGATCACCCCTGCGGAAGCGCAGGCTGCCGCGCGTGCAGTGATCAACCTGTTCGCGCGTTGGGATCTGACCGATGATGAAGCCTGCCAGATTCTCGGGGGGCTGTCGGCCCGCACATATGCCCGGTGGAAGAAGGGGGATATTGGCCGGATCGATCGCGATCTCGCCACGCGGCTTTCGCTGCTTCTCGGTATGCACAAGGCGTTGCGCTATCTCTATCGCGATGCGGATCAGGCCTATGCCTGGGTGAAGAAGCCGAATACCGCGTTTTTCGGGCGGCGTGCACTGGATGTCATGCTGGATGGTTCGATCTTCGCAGTGCAGCGCGTCCGTGCCTATCTCGATGCGGAGCGTGGCGGCTGGTGA
- a CDS encoding RES family NAD+ phosphorylase: protein MSGHGVALPDIHVRWDRACRLIRSIHPPIDLFEDIADPRDWEALASVESKTNPRLVESMGQIDLVPVERRVAGPGASLVMAPFVHVSPDRPGRFTTGHYGVYSAGNSEEVALREVAWHQARLMRSTGEKAGWHSQFRMLIGQVDHLFVDLRGRPEYHSPDDWSVPQAMAGTLRAAGADGVHHQSVRCPDGLCIGAFWPDVVGLPQQADHYELHWDGVRVDRVLNRRTKGEFALV, encoded by the coding sequence GTGAGCGGGCATGGCGTGGCGTTGCCGGATATCCATGTGCGCTGGGATCGCGCCTGTCGCCTGATCCGTTCGATCCATCCGCCGATCGATCTGTTCGAGGATATTGCCGACCCGCGTGACTGGGAAGCATTGGCCTCGGTCGAAAGCAAGACCAACCCGCGGCTTGTCGAAAGCATGGGCCAGATCGATCTGGTGCCGGTGGAACGGCGTGTGGCCGGCCCCGGCGCAAGCCTGGTCATGGCCCCTTTCGTGCATGTCAGCCCGGATCGGCCGGGCCGCTTCACCACCGGGCATTACGGGGTCTACAGCGCAGGCAACAGCGAGGAGGTCGCACTGCGCGAAGTCGCCTGGCATCAGGCGCGGTTGATGCGCAGCACCGGCGAAAAGGCGGGATGGCATTCGCAATTCCGCATGCTGATAGGGCAGGTAGACCATCTGTTCGTGGATTTGCGCGGGCGCCCCGAATACCATAGCCCCGATGACTGGAGTGTGCCGCAGGCCATGGCCGGCACCTTGCGCGCGGCAGGGGCGGACGGGGTGCATCATCAGTCGGTACGCTGCCCCGATGGCCTGTGTATCGGCGCGTTCTGGCCGGATGTGGTGGGCCTGCCCCAGCAGGCCGACCATTACGAACTGCATTGGGACGGGGTGCGTGTTGACCGCGTGCTGAACCGGCGGACCAAAGGCGAATTTGCATTGGTGTAA
- a CDS encoding TauD/TfdA dioxygenase family protein — MTLQTRPLGSIGMEVIGLDPGQPIDTATAAELQALWYQAGVLLFRGMGTSAEALLDLSRCFGELEPHPIEQIRMPDYPELIELTNRDGPKGPVYAYDGVPTYGRIPWHTDLAFQPVPNAGALLNMVHRAEQGGMTAWLDTTSAYESLSDDLKQRLDGLEARFEFCADLGRMRFRNPGGTRVGTSAAKFPDYPALARPIVARHPQTGNVVMNVCPLNIQGIVGMDQAQGDALINELIDAVVQPQFIYEHDWGTNDIVLWDNYRMMHAAAGHPLDVLRIARRSTLRGNAVMGRVLETAEIAA; from the coding sequence GTGACCCTTCAAACCAGACCTCTGGGCAGCATCGGCATGGAAGTGATCGGGCTGGACCCTGGCCAGCCGATCGATACGGCAACGGCGGCGGAATTGCAGGCCCTGTGGTATCAGGCCGGGGTGCTGCTGTTTCGTGGTATGGGCACATCGGCGGAAGCCTTGCTCGATCTCAGCCGTTGTTTCGGTGAACTGGAACCGCATCCGATCGAACAGATTCGCATGCCCGACTATCCCGAATTGATCGAACTGACCAATCGCGATGGACCGAAGGGCCCGGTCTATGCCTATGATGGCGTGCCGACTTATGGCCGGATTCCCTGGCACACCGATCTCGCGTTTCAGCCCGTGCCCAATGCCGGGGCGCTGCTCAATATGGTGCACCGCGCGGAACAGGGCGGGATGACCGCATGGCTGGATACGACCAGCGCTTATGAAAGCCTGAGCGATGACCTGAAGCAGCGACTGGACGGGCTGGAGGCACGGTTCGAATTCTGCGCCGATCTCGGCAGAATGCGCTTTCGCAATCCGGGTGGTACGCGGGTCGGCACCTCCGCCGCGAAATTCCCGGATTACCCCGCGCTTGCCCGCCCCATTGTCGCCCGCCATCCGCAGACGGGCAATGTGGTGATGAATGTGTGTCCGCTGAACATTCAGGGCATTGTCGGGATGGATCAGGCGCAAGGCGATGCCCTGATCAACGAACTGATCGATGCCGTGGTCCAGCCGCAATTCATTTACGAACATGATTGGGGCACCAACGACATCGTGCTGTGGGATAACTACCGCATGATGCATGCCGCCGCCGGGCATCCGCTGGATGTTCTGCGCATTGCACGCCGTTCGACCCTGCGCGGGAACGCCGTGATGGGG